The genomic region CAACTCCTGGTAATAACGCTGCATCGTCTATTTGATGAATAAAATAAATCACTGTTTTTTGGCGAAGCCACTGATCTAAAGCACCCGCTATGTGCCGTGCCGTTTCTGCATCCACACCAGCAAAAGGTTCATCCAGCAACACGACGCTTGGACTACGCAAAAACAAGCGCGCCAAGGCCACCCGTCGTGCTTGTCCACCGGAAAGCTGCTGCCCTTTTTCACCTACCGGAGTTGCCAGCCTCCGTGGTTGGCGCTGTGCCCAGTCGCTTAACGCTACTTGATCCAACGCATTCCATAGCTGCTCATCACTTGCGTTGGGATTAGCAATACGTAAATTGTCTGCCAGTGAGCCATCGAAAAGATCCACCTGCTGAGACAGCATGGCGAAACGGGCTGCACGGCTATCTTCTGTCAGCTCAGAGGGAGCAACGCCTGCAAAGCTGACATTCCCCGTAGAGGGCGATACACGCCCCATTAGCAGCTGTGCAAGTGTTGATTTACCAGCGCCAGAAATGCCTGTGATCACTGCTCGCTTCGCTGTAGGAAGCTCCAATGAAACCTCTCTCAAAGCAGGCTCAAGCATGCTGGGATAGCAATACGAGACGTCTTTAACGCACAGTGAATGGGCTTGGTGCTCGGTAGGAAAGACGACTGATGACGGGCTAACTGTATTCGCCGATAACATATTAAGCCGCTGAACCGCCGCATAGCTTGCCCCTAGCTTAATAAAAGCAGCAGGCAACAAGTTAAACGCTTCATTGATACCCAAAATGATCAATACAACCATTACCATAATTGGTCCGTTGACACGCCCTTCAACCAAAGCAATGCTGGCAAGCCACAATACGGCCAATAACAGCATGCCGGTCACAAGGGAGACCAATGCATTACCTAACGCTGATTTAAGCGCTAAGCGTCGGTGGTTAGCGGCAGCATACGCTTCATGACGGGAAATTTTCTGCTGATGCCAAGCACTCGTGCCGTAACTCATCAGCTCTGCAGACGCTTGAACTTGATCAAGTACCAAGTGGCGTAGCTCTCTTTGATCGCTTACCTGCTGGTAACTGTTGGAAAATCCAAACCAGGCATAGCCCAACGTAATAATCAGCCATAGCAGACCTAATGAGACAGCAACCACCAGCGCAACGCCCGGCAACCAAATAGCGATAAAAGCTGACACGGCGAGTAAGCACAATAGCGCAACAAGGGGCGGAATCAGGAGGCGAAGATAGAAATTATCCAGAGTATCGATATCTGCCGTTAAGCGGCTCAACCAGTCGCTAGCGCGACGGCGACGTAAACTGGCATCGTCAAGGTGCGTCAAATATCCGAACACCCGAAAACGTAGATCCGCCAGCAGCGTTAATACCGTATTGTGGTTATAAAGACGCTCTACGTAACGCGCAACCGTCCGTAACAAGGCAAAAAAACGAATGCCGCCACCGGGCACATAAATATCTAAAGAAGAAGGCAGCCCTGCGGCTAATGCGATGCCCGCTAGGGCGCAGCAAGCGATAAACCACCCCGATAAACCGAGAAGAGAAAGGCCCGCCAGCAGAGTGATCCAGACCAGCAGAGCGCCAAGCAAAAAGCGTTGACGGCGACGCAACAAGAGAGCCAGCCAAGGCTTGAACTCACGGTAGATAGGCCTCATGCGACCACCTCATCGAGCTTACCTGCTTCACATATGAAGTAACGATTAGCCACGTTCACGATGGCAGGATGATGAGTTGCAATCACCAGCGTTCTCCCCTCTCTGGCCCATTCAAGCAGCGCTTGAACAACGACCTCTTCCGTCGATGCGTCCAAATTTGCCGTTGGCTCATCCAATACTATTAACGACGCTGTACTTAAATAAACACGAGCAAGGGCAAGCCGTTGAGCCTGCCCACCCGAAAGGCCAACCCCCCGCTCACCAATCATGCTTTCGAGCCCGGCGGGTAATGCCTCGAGTAATGCAGTCAATCCTGCCCTGTGCAATGCCGCCACCATCGCTGACTCACTCACTTCTGGATTAGCTAATCGGAGGTTGTCCGCCATACTGCCTTGAATAATGCAGGGGTTTTGGTCAAGCCACGCCACTTTTGATGACCGGCGCCGATACTCCCCACTGACTGGCACCATAAATCCTGCCAAAACCGCTAACAAAGACGACTTACCGCTTCCCGACGCTCCCGTGATGGCCACAACATCACCGCCAACAACCCTCATATTTACACCTTGAAGAGAAGGTTCCCGCTCGGCATACCCCACACTCACACAGGCTAACTCGCACTCCACGCATTGCGCCTGAGGTGCCGATATATGATGAGGAACCAATGGTGGCTCATTAAAAATTGCAACGATGCTTTCTGCCGCCCCTAATGCTGCCGCACGATCATGATAGTGCTGGGAAAGCGTGCGTAGAGGTTGAAAGAATTCAGGCGCCAAGAGCAGCACGGCTAAACCACTGAATAGTGTAAGCGATGGCGAAGGGCCGTAATCGATATAACCCAGTAGACCAAAGCCTACATACATAGCAACGACCGCAATCGCGACAGACGCAAAGAACTCAAGCACCGCAGAAGATAAAAACGCCAGTCGCAAAGTGCGCATACTTAAACGGCGATACTCATCGGTGGCATACCACACCGCTTGCTGAGCAGAGCGAGTGTGACCAAAAAGCTGCAACGTCGTCATGCCGCGCACACGATCAATAAAATGAGCGGATAAGCGTGAAACTGCCGCAAACTGATCTCGATTCAAACGCTCAGCCCCCATGCCTACCAAAGCCATAAATAATGGGATAAGCGGCGCCGAAAGGAGCAGAAAAATAGCGACTAAATAATCGAGCCACCCCACAACGCAGGCTATTAGCAGCGGCAAGGCAACCACAATACGCAGCTGAGGGTAAAAGCGAGCGAAGTAGCCATCTAACGCATCAATATGCTCCACAGCCTGAGTAGCTAGCGCGCCACTTTGCCGCTGCGTTAACCAAACAGGCCCCAGTTTCGCGATCTTCGCTAACAGTTCGGCTCTAGCAAACTGACGAATTCGAAGGCTGGCCTCAGCACTTAAGGCTTCTTGCCCCCACAGGAAAAGAGCGCGAAGCACTACCGCTAGGGCTAACCCGCCAAATAGCGGCAAAAGCTCCGTAAGTGAACGGTGATGAATCACTAGCTGATCAATAAACCAGGCTAACCCCACTACCAGCGCCACGGTTTGAATACCGGCTAGGACACCGCAAACTGCTGCCCCCGCTAGCCGGTAGCGCTCTCGTTGAGCGAGTATTTTCAGCCAGTAGCGGGGCGCAATATGTCGCGTTTCATTTTGATCAGGCATAGGGCTAATGGTACCCATCCCCAACCCTTACCTTGCCGCGGAACACCCAATACGTCCACGCGGTATAAGTGAGAATAATGGGAATAACAAACACGACACCTACCAACAGAAATAGC from Halomonas sp. 7T harbors:
- the cydC gene encoding thiol reductant ABC exporter subunit CydC; this encodes MRPIYREFKPWLALLLRRRQRFLLGALLVWITLLAGLSLLGLSGWFIACCALAGIALAAGLPSSLDIYVPGGGIRFFALLRTVARYVERLYNHNTVLTLLADLRFRVFGYLTHLDDASLRRRRASDWLSRLTADIDTLDNFYLRLLIPPLVALLCLLAVSAFIAIWLPGVALVVAVSLGLLWLIITLGYAWFGFSNSYQQVSDQRELRHLVLDQVQASAELMSYGTSAWHQQKISRHEAYAAANHRRLALKSALGNALVSLVTGMLLLAVLWLASIALVEGRVNGPIMVMVVLIILGINEAFNLLPAAFIKLGASYAAVQRLNMLSANTVSPSSVVFPTEHQAHSLCVKDVSYCYPSMLEPALREVSLELPTAKRAVITGISGAGKSTLAQLLMGRVSPSTGNVSFAGVAPSELTEDSRAARFAMLSQQVDLFDGSLADNLRIANPNASDEQLWNALDQVALSDWAQRQPRRLATPVGEKGQQLSGGQARRVALARLFLRSPSVVLLDEPFAGVDAETARHIAGALDQWLRQKTVIYFIHQIDDAALLPGVEYYWRLDEGQLITDTSINSSVT
- the cydD gene encoding thiol reductant ABC exporter subunit CydD; this encodes MPDQNETRHIAPRYWLKILAQRERYRLAGAAVCGVLAGIQTVALVVGLAWFIDQLVIHHRSLTELLPLFGGLALAVVLRALFLWGQEALSAEASLRIRQFARAELLAKIAKLGPVWLTQRQSGALATQAVEHIDALDGYFARFYPQLRIVVALPLLIACVVGWLDYLVAIFLLLSAPLIPLFMALVGMGAERLNRDQFAAVSRLSAHFIDRVRGMTTLQLFGHTRSAQQAVWYATDEYRRLSMRTLRLAFLSSAVLEFFASVAIAVVAMYVGFGLLGYIDYGPSPSLTLFSGLAVLLLAPEFFQPLRTLSQHYHDRAAALGAAESIVAIFNEPPLVPHHISAPQAQCVECELACVSVGYAEREPSLQGVNMRVVGGDVVAITGASGSGKSSLLAVLAGFMVPVSGEYRRRSSKVAWLDQNPCIIQGSMADNLRLANPEVSESAMVAALHRAGLTALLEALPAGLESMIGERGVGLSGGQAQRLALARVYLSTASLIVLDEPTANLDASTEEVVVQALLEWAREGRTLVIATHHPAIVNVANRYFICEAGKLDEVVA